A window of the Tripterygium wilfordii isolate XIE 37 chromosome 12, ASM1340144v1, whole genome shotgun sequence genome harbors these coding sequences:
- the LOC120011520 gene encoding acid phosphatase 1-like, translating into MARSQNLVVLLLALTSLCIGLVSADWNILHFPKRKSILSGGSGLKNYCESWRMNVELNNIRGFEVVPQECVSYIKHYMTSAQYESDSERTMDEVRLYLSRCCSLHGDGKDAWIFDVDDTLLSTIPYYKKHGFGGEKLNTSSMEAWMGESKAPALEHTLKLFHEIKDKGVKIFLISSRTETLRSPTVDNLINVGYHGWTGLILRGLEDELMEVQKFKTEARKRLVDEGYHFWGIIGDQWSSLEGLPNAKRTFKLPNSMYYLP; encoded by the exons atggcaAGATCACAGAATTTGGTGGTACTGTTGCTGGCTTTGACAAGCCTATGCATTGGCTTGGTTTCTGCAGATTGGAACATACTGCATTTCCCCAAAAGGAAAAGCATTCTTTCTGGTGGCAGTGGCTTGAAGAATTACTGTGAGAGTTGGAGGATGAATGTGGAGCTCAACAACATTAGAGGGTTCGAGGTTGTTCCCCAAGAGTGTGTGAGCTACATCAAGCATTACATGACATCGGCTCAGTACGAGTCGGATTCGGAGAGGACGATGGACGAGGTTCGGCTGTATTTGAGCAGGTGTTGCAGCTTACATGGTGATGGTAAAGATGCTTGGATCTTTGATGTTGATGACACTCTTCTTTCCACCATTCCTTACTACAAAAAACATGGTTTTGG TGGAGAGAAATTGAACACAAGTTCAATGGAAGCATGGATGGGAGAGAGCAAGGCACCAGCTTTGGAGCACACACTGAAGCTCTTCCATGAAATCAAAGACAAGGGAGTCAAGATCTTCCTCATCTCTTCAAGAACAGAAACCTTAAGATCTCCCACTGTTGATAACCTCATCAATGTTGGATATCATGGATGGACTGGTCTCATATTAAG GGGTCTTGAGGATGAATTGATGGAAGTGCAAAAGTTCAAGACTGAAGCAAGGAAAAGATTAGTAGATGAAGGCTATCACTTTTGGGGAATCATTGGAGATCAATGGAGCAGTTTGGAGGGACTTCCAAATGCTAAGAGGACTTTCAAGCTCCCAAATTCCATGTATTATCTTCcctaa
- the LOC120011522 gene encoding uncharacterized protein LOC120011522 isoform X1 produces MIYLPSCPTLFTVRYRFRSFEISRLLAFRDAVALSLGTSWWLVGKEKMRWNYPEISLEDMIKLVNGFDSGIWVSIKKALQWGSFFENESSVLHQLLCKTEEKSYTIRLLQLFEAMAHPKLSSSSLLTLHH; encoded by the exons ATGATCTATCTTCCTTCCTGTCCAACCCTCTTTACCGTTCGTTACCGCTTCAGATCGTTTGAAATAAGCAGGCTTCTCGCATTTCGTGACGCAGTCGCGCTCTCTCTCGGAACTTCCTGGTGGCTGGtgggaaaagaaaagatgagGTGGAACTACCCAGAAATATCCTTGGAGGATATGATAAAGCTGGTAAATGGGTTTGATTCTGGGATCTGGGTATCAATCAAGAAAGCCTTGCAGTGGGGTTCCTTCTTCGAGAAT GAATCTTCAGTTCTTCACCAACTCTTGTgtaaaacagaagaaaaatcaTATACGATAAGGCTCTTGCAACTTTTTGAAGCAATGGCTCATCCAAAGTTGTCTTCATCGTCGCTGTTGACATTACATCACTAG
- the LOC120011522 gene encoding uncharacterized protein LOC120011522 isoform X2 yields MSVALSLGTSWWLVGKEKMRWNYPEISLEDMIKLVNGFDSGIWVSIKKALQWGSFFENESSVLHQLLCKTEEKSYTIRLLQLFEAMAHPKLSSSSLLTLHH; encoded by the exons ATGTctg TCGCGCTCTCTCTCGGAACTTCCTGGTGGCTGGtgggaaaagaaaagatgagGTGGAACTACCCAGAAATATCCTTGGAGGATATGATAAAGCTGGTAAATGGGTTTGATTCTGGGATCTGGGTATCAATCAAGAAAGCCTTGCAGTGGGGTTCCTTCTTCGAGAAT GAATCTTCAGTTCTTCACCAACTCTTGTgtaaaacagaagaaaaatcaTATACGATAAGGCTCTTGCAACTTTTTGAAGCAATGGCTCATCCAAAGTTGTCTTCATCGTCGCTGTTGACATTACATCACTAG
- the LOC120011521 gene encoding 60S ribosomal protein L23 has product MSKRGRGGSAGNKFRMSLGLPVAATVNCADNTGAKNLYIISVKGIKGRLNRLPSACVGDMVMATVKKGKPDLRKKVMPAVIVRQRKPWRRKDGVFMYFEDNAGVIVNPKGEMKGSAITGPIGKECADLWPRIASAANAIV; this is encoded by the exons ATGTCGAAGCGAG GAAGGGGTGGATCGGCGGGGAACAAGTTCAGGATGTCGCTGGGTTTGCCTGTGGCGGCGACGGTGAACTGTGCCGACAACACTGGAGCGAAGAATCTCTACATAATATCCGTGAAGGGGATAAAGGGTCGCCTCAACCGTCTCCCTTCTGCCTGTGTTGGTGACATGGTTATGGCCACTGTCAAGAAGGGCAAGCCTGATCTCCGTAAGAAGGTTATGCCCGCCGTCATTGTCCGTCAACGCAAGCCTTGGCGCCGAAAGGATGGCGTCTTCATGTACTTTGAAG ATAATGCTGGTGTCATTGTGAATCCTAAAGGAGAAATGAAAG GTTCTGCGATCACTGGTCCCATTGGAAAGGAATGTGCTGATCTTTGGCCTAGAATTGCAAGTGCTGCCAATGCAATTGTTTGA
- the LOC120011518 gene encoding glutathionyl-hydroquinone reductase YqjG gives MAFISTTVQSFLSPRISLKTNRGSKTNISPRLSLNENPTPSTSKKLFNSITKLLWGPSLPPGLLISTVRTAWNSTWQLMMSQLAPSDPSGAYSRPASRFRLTSPSSDTNNLHLYVGLPCPWAHRTLIVRALKGLEDAVPVSIASPGLDGSWEFRDFHGPEREVLVPSRDRANRCRNLRDVYRSRSEGYNGRATVPMLWDMEKKEVVCNESYDIIEFFNSGLNGSASNPDLDLSPPWLKGKIEDWNRVIYPNVNNGVYRCGFAQSQEAYDAAVNELFSTLDMIDDHLSGSRYLCGDTLTLADVCLFTTLIRFDPVYSVLFKCTKKKLLEYTNLRGYMQDIYQIPKVATTCNFSAIMDGYYKILFPLNPGGIRPVTPMSYEHEVLSRPHNRDSLPVVGESTRAYVS, from the exons ATGGCCTTCATCAGTACTACTGTCCAGAGCTTCCTTTCTCCGAGAATCTCACTGAAGACCAACAGGGGCTCCAAGACCAATATCAGTCCCAGATTGTCCCTTAACGAAAATCCAACGCCTTCAACATCCAAGAAACTGTTCAACTCCATCACAAAGCTATTGTGGGGGCCGTCGCTTCCTCCAGGCCTCCTCATCTCCACCGTCCGTACGGCATGGAATTCAACGTGGCAACTCATGATGTCTCAGCTTGCGCCGTCCGACCCTTCCGGCGCCTACTCTAGACCCGCCTCTAGGTTTCGCCTCACTTCACCCTCCTCCGATACTAACAACCTCCACCTCTATGTGGGCCTTCCGTGCCCTTGGGCCCACCGGACCCTTATCGTCCGGGCACTTAAGGGCCTGGAGGACGCCGTTCCTGTCTCAATTGCGTCTCCTGGCCTCGACGGTTCCTGGGAGTTCCGTGATTTCCATGGCCCGGAGAGGGAAGTACTTGTCCCGAGCAGGGATAGAGCGAACCGGTGTAGGAATCTGAGAGATGTTTATCGGTCGAGGAGTGAAGGGTATAATGGGCGTGCCACAGTGCCGATGTTGTGGGATATGGAGAAGAAGGAAGTGGTGTGCAATGAGAGCTATGATATTATTGAATTCTTCAATTCTGGGCTTAACGGGTCAGCCAGCAATCCGGATTTGGATTTATCGCCGCCTTGGTTGAAGGGAAAGATTGAGGATTGGAACCGTGTGATTTATCCCAATGTGAATAATGGGGTTTATAG ATGTGGGTTTGCTCAAAGTCAAGAGGCATATGATGCTGCTGTTAATGAACTGTTCAGTACATTGGACATGATAGATGATCACTTGAGTGGCTCACGATATCTATGTGGAGATACACTTACGCTTGCGGATGTTTGCCTGTTCACTACTTTGATTCGATTCGATCCTGTTTATAGTGTTCTGTTCAAATGCACAAAGAAGAAGCTACTTGAGTACACCAATCTTCGTGGCTATATGCAGGACATTTATCAG ATCCCAAAAGTTGCGACAACTTGCAACTTTTCTGCAATTATGGATGGTTACTATAAAATACTTTTCCCACTGAATCCAGGTGGCATTCGGCCTGTTACTCCAATGAGCTATGAGCATGAAGTTCTCTCCAGACCACATAACAGAGATTCACTGCCAGTGGTGGGTGAGAGCACGCGAGCttatgtttcataa
- the LOC120011519 gene encoding pheophytinase, chloroplastic, whose amino-acid sequence MASMAVEAAMAVHLLGQQRRSNLRLCNIKTSRLNVSHASLANPTTSSPSLGLSVVDIKERCQKWEWKGRHSIHYFASVTDSNSTKPPLLLVHGFGASILHWRRNIGTLAQHYNVYAIDLIGFGASDKPQGFSYTMETWAQLILDFINEVVQNPTVLVGNSVGSLACVIAASDFLPKESTQALVCGLVLLNCSGGMNNKAIVDDWRIRLLLPLFWLIDFLLNQRVIASAIFESIKKRDTIRNILLSVYGNKDAVDEELVEIICEPTFDEGALDAFVSIVTGPPGPNPVQLMPRIPSPVLVLWGNQDPFTPLDGPVGRYFSSMPSERANVSLYVLEGVGHCPHDDKPDLVHEKLLPWLDQLAASQEENIV is encoded by the exons ATGGCTTCCATGGCAGTGGAGGCAGCTATGGCTGTACATCTACTAGGACAACAGAGAAGATCAAATCTTCGCCTCTGCAACATCAAGACCAGCAGACTTAATGTCAGCCATGCATCTCTTGCAAATCCAACAACTTCATCACCTTCGTTGGGGTTGAGCGTAGTAGATATAAAGGAGAGGTGCCAGAAGTGGGAATGGAAGGGTCGCCATTCCATCCATTACTTTGCTTCAGTTACTGATTCCAATAGTACTAagcctcctcttcttcttgttcatgGCTTTGGTGCTTCAATTCTGCACTGGCGCAG GAATATTGGCACTCTAGCCCAACATTACAACGTCTATGCAATTGACCTTATTGGGTTTGGTGCTTCAGATAAACCACAAGGTTTTTCATATACAATGGAAACATGGGCTCAG TTAATACTGGACTTCATAAATGAAGTTGTTCAGAATCCAACTGTGCTGGTAGGGAACTCTGTGGGAAGTCTAGCTTGTGTGATTGCTGCATCAG ACTTCTTGCCAAAAGAATCTACTCAAGCTCTGGTTTGTGGGCTTGTACTCTTAAACTGCTCCGGTGGCATGAACAACAAGGCCATTGTGGATGACTGGAGGATCAGATTGTTGTTACCCCTGTTCTGGTTAATTGACTTTCTATTGAACCAACGGGTAATCGCTTCAGCGATCTTTGAATCCATCAAGAAGAG AGACACTATAAGGAATATTTTGCTCTCTGTTTATGGAAACAAGGATGCAGTCGATGAAGAATTGGTGGAG ATAATTTGTGAACCTACATTCGATGAAGGGGCGCTTGATGCTTTTGTTTCGATCGTGACAGGCCCGCCAGGGCCAAACCCAGTGCAATTGATGCCCAGGATTCCCTCACCTGTTCTAGTTTTATGGGGCAATCAAGACCCTTTCACTCCTCTTGATGGTCCTGTTGGTAGATACTTCTCTTCCATGCCTTCGGAGCGAGCAAACGTGAGTCTGTACGTATTGGAAGGGGTCGGACACTGCCCTCATGACGACAAACCTGATTTGGTCCATGAGAAGTTGCTTCCCTGGCTGGATCAGCTTGCTGCTTCGCAAGAAGAGAATATAGTATAG